In Sceloporus undulatus isolate JIND9_A2432 ecotype Alabama chromosome 7, SceUnd_v1.1, whole genome shotgun sequence, one DNA window encodes the following:
- the CHMP1B gene encoding charged multivesicular body protein 1b, translating to MSNMEKHLFNLKFAAKELSRNAKKCDKEEKVEKAKIKKAVQKGNTEVARIHAENAIRQKNQAINFLRMSARVDAVAARVQTAVTMGKVTKSMAGVVKSMDATLKSMNLEKISALMDKFEQQFETLDVQTAQMEDTMSNTTTLTTPQNQVDLLLQEMADEAGLDLNMELPQGQTGSVGTSVASTEQDELSQRLARLRDQV from the exons ATGTCTAACATGGAGA AACATCTCTTTAACCTGAAGTTTGCTGCCAAAGAGCTCAGCAGAAACGCCAAAAAGTGCGACAAAGAAGAAAAAGTTGAAAAGGCCAAAATTAAAAAG gcAGTTCAGAAAGGCAACACTGAAGTTGCAAGAATACATGCGGAAAACGCAATCCGGCAGAAGAACCAAGCCATCAACTTCTTGCGGATGAGCGCCCGGGTGGATGCTGTGGCAGCAAGGGTTCAGACAGCAGTCACAATGGGCAAG GTAACAAAGTCAATGGCTGGAGTAGTTAAATCTATGGATGCTACTTTGAAAAGCATGAACCTGGAAAAG aTATCTGCTTTGATGGACAAATTTGAACAGCAGTTTGAAACTTTAGACGTTCAGACAGCACAGATGGAAGACACAATGAGTAACACCACTACATTAACAACACCACAA AACCAGGTGGATCTGCTTCTACAAGAAATGGCAGATGAAGCTGG CCTTGACCTGAACATGGAGCTACCTCAGGGACAGACTGGATCTGTGGGCACAAGTGTTGCTTCAACAGAACAG GATGAACTCTCGCAAAGACTGGCACGCCTTCGCGACCAAGTGTAG